Below is a window of Humulus lupulus chromosome 2, drHumLupu1.1, whole genome shotgun sequence DNA.
agacttagagtctaatattgtgattgaatctagagaagttgaattctttgagaatatgttatgtgacaacaattctcaagcttcaacatttCTAAatgagaatttgttatatgagaacaattctcaagcttctacatccaaagttgattctcaagaagagaattctcaaaaggatgtaaagcaaccctttgaacctagaagaagtcaaaggcttaaaaatcataaaagtctagtagtggatgagatagattctcaacgaatttcgttctacatggtagaaggaaatagacaagaagttattaggaaaattcctattgtacttctcgttgaggatgatcctaagacttataaagaagctatgcaatcgagagatagtgcattttggaaagaagccatcaatgatgagatggattccattatttccaataacacttgggaattggtagacctcccaccagggtctaagccaattgggtgtaagtgggtactTAGGAGAAattaccacactgacggcactatccaaacctttaaagctagattagtagctaaagggtttaggcaaaaagagggtgtcgattattttgatacttatgcgcctgttgcaagaacaacttctataagaattttgttcgctttagcttctatacacaacttgtatgttcatcaaatggaagtcaaaacggcattccttaatggtgacctcaatgaggaggtctatatggaacaacccgaagggtttatcctaccaaaatatgaacataaagtttgtagacttataAAATCATTATATgaattgaaacaagctcctaagcaatggcatgagaaatttgatcaagtcctcatgtctaatgggtttagacataacaatggagacaagtgtttgtattccaaaacttgtacgggatatgtgatcattgtttgcttatacgtggatgacatgcttattctaagcaatagcatgaaagggatagaagaaacgaagaggcttctatcatcaaccttcaagatgaaagatcttggagaagttgacaccatacttgatatcaaagtaaagaaacatagtgggggttttgcgttagggaaagcccactatgttgagaaagtattgaacaaatttaaccatctcaaggttaaagatgccaatacttcattcgatcatagtgtaaaactagagaagaatgaaggaagagcagtggctcaattggagtactcTAGGGAGTCTAATGTGTGCTGCCCAAtgcactagacctgatatagcatttgcagtaagtaaacttagtaggtttacaagtaattcaagtgtggatcactagaaggaaattggaagagtcctaggttatctcaagaaaagcAAAGGACTAAGCCtacactactccaaatttccttcaattttagaaggatatacatatgcaagttggatatccaatcttggggacaacttgtccacaactagttgggtatttacacttggtggaggttcaatttcttggggttccaagaaacaaacctgtatatctcattccactatggaagcagagttcatagctctagctgctatcgGCAAAGaagtcgaatggttaagggatctattgatagagattcccttaatcaaagagaatgtatctactatatcgatacattgtgatagccaagcgacattggctagagcatacagcggagtgtataatgggaagtctagacatattagtctaagacatggatatgtaagagaattgattcaaagaggagtcatctcaatatcttatgttagaacaagtgaaaatctggcggatcctttcactaagccactaacaagggatttagtggctgcatcatctcgagggatgggacttaaactccctaaagagattcacgattgatggtaacctatcttaacactagttattcaactagtgttaggttcaataggtaacaacaagtcaatcaagtaaatattagttgtacttaaaacaagtcccatctaagatattgagtacttgtgtgttaccaagtggagggttaaaaccgaaaggtattttaatagaattcagtcttgtcaaaacaagtatttttggtaacaaaatactgtaagaattctacatatatggacctaggggtggtgccgcctctcatgagaattggcagtattctcaagaacgtccatgaatggaaagtacacatggccattaacagtgcaaagcaagacatagaggtctcaagtgaacatcgctaaggtgtgtgtgttatcaccgatttgttatcatgaaaagatggttcaatgcctagtgcaaccaaattttcgacaaattttgtgataattacactatagtaaagttcaagttgaaaaacactttgctttatgcactaatgcaatgactcctataagagagagttcttatttaatcaagtgggggatatgttatatttcaaaatataataattgattaaataagtgttacaatagataactatttaatctagtgggggaatgttatgttattttataatataatataatgtaatattatattatattataatataatgttttagattaaataaatgtgacaaagagtgtcacatattgtaacatataatagagagtcacaatatttagatatatgagatatatccaaataatgtaacatatttggtgttacaaatttgtaacttccaaatattaccctttattgtgtaaatttgttgttacacaatattgagatgaatttcataaagccatattgaaatggctgttagagatatgattttaaccacaataatgtgttttgagagttccaaaatcatttgggagggtttggaaccgtttggaaaaacagcacatttttaagtgctgaaattggtcggtggccgcggccacaggccaaaaactgaccaattttttagttttttcaatctttgttgaacggctcaaaaaacccaaataactctcgaatctcatttttaattccatattaatccagttaaacattggtaacagccataggggttggtggaatttgaaattcaaagggtgtctccaaactctataaataggagcctatagctcacttgtaagacacaacattttctatccattagagcacttggctagaaacaccttgaggcttgattattccagaaagcatttccactatatgtgagagatcccttagtgtttgagttagggggaaataagcttttggacaaaggtttcaaaccttgttcaagttggtgatccccaacactcttcactttggttgtgtgagtgagagttcttagttcattgttcttattcttgttcttttattctattgcttttcatttcttttattattctatatttactcttttatatgtatcttttgctttagagttgtaatctcatctatatatttcattctactacttctagtttatttgtatttttttgtcttagagttgtatcttctttttctatcatcttctacctctttctctatatttacatgtaatttttatcatagagttgtaacactttttaatcaataatatttatttgtaatatttagtttagagttgtaattatcttacctatttcattgaggcaaatacatattttcttaacactaatgcccctgctgcttttatggatatgatgaatagagtgttcaaggattatctagaccagtttgtgatcgtcttcatcgatgatatcctgctatattctcagtctgagtcagagcatgagcaacatctgaggttggttctatagagactgagggatcacagactgtttgcaaagttcaagaaatgtgagttttggttatcttaggtatcctttcttgggcacattgtcagtaaggaggggattaaggtagatccagcaaagatcgaagcggtcagagattggccaaggccaaagaatgcttctaaggttagaagtttccttggattggcaggttattataggtgtttcatggaagtgttctcaaagattgctactgcattgactgagctgacacgcaagagtcagaaatttgtgtggtcagataaatgtgagaacagcttccaagaattgaagcatagattgattacagctctgattctaagtcttccaacagatcaagagaagtttgtgatttattgtgatgcttctcatcagggtttgggctgtgttctgatgcagtcagagaagataattgcttatgcttcacgtcagttgaaggagtatgaaaagagatatcccactcatgatttagagttggcgactGTGGtatttgctttaaagatatggaggcattatctttatggagagaagtgtgagatctatacaaaccacaagagcttgaaatacttcttcactcagaaagatttgaatatgagacaaaggcgttggctggagttagtaaaacattatgactgtgagattttgtatcatccaggaaaggccaacgtggtagctgatgctttaagccagaagggtccggggcagatttatggtgcgaggctgatagccagggagttagcagatgaaatGACCAGAGCgagtatagagttgctggtgggccagttggccaatattacgctacaatctacactgttggagagaatcaaggagggtcagttgagtgatccacaactgatcaagatcagagaggatgttttgactggagcatccagagattatacagtgtctgatttgggcttgttgagatatacggggcggatatgtgttccattagacactgctatgaggcgagagattctagatgaatctcatactacaccttactctttgcatccaggcaccacaaagatgtgtcaggatgtgagatcgttgtattggtggccggggatgaagagagatgtagtggagtatgtggcgaaatgcttgacatgtcaacaggtcaaggctgagcatcagaggccggcaaggttattgcagcacgtttttaaccaaagaactcgagtagcgagttaaattcacggttcatcgttcaccgtaacgatcttggggtatccagggcgttacaagtaccAGTAGCAAAAAATGGTTTAACTTCCTCAGTGACATCTTTGCCCACTATGTGCCAAAAATTCTAATAGAAGGTCGGAGTCAAAACATCTGGACCAGGGGCCTTTTCGGGATGCATTTGGAAAACTGCCTTCTTAACCTCAGTGTCAGAAACAGGGTGAAGTAaatcattattgtgactttctGTGAGAACCGAAGGGATGGAGTCAAGAATCTCAGCATATTGAGAGCCTTTAGAGGAGAACAACTGCTTGAAATAATTGACAATAACAGAATCCAACCCGTTAATCCAATACACCCAACTCCCACCAATCTCTTGTAGCCTATGAATCATATTCTGAAGTCTCTGAGTTGAAGCAACTGCATGAAAATACTTTGTATTTTGATCCCCATCCTTTAACCAAAGATGTTTCGATCGTTGATGCCAAAAAATTTCTTGTTGATGGAGAATATTACACATTTCTGTTTGGGCAGCAAGATATTGGGTAATTGCACTATCATCTCTTATGTGCTTCAATCGGCTAATAGTAGCTTTACATCTCCTTAGTCTGGCTTTAAAAGACCATGTTATCTCTTTTCGCCAACTGACCAAAATCGCACTAACACGATCAATCTTGGCAGATAGCAAACTATTATCACAAGAAGCCCAACTCGATAAAATAATTTGGTAACACATGGGCTCTTTCAGCCAAGCATTCTCCAATCTAAAAGGTTTATGGACTTGCGTATGGTACAAAAAACTTAACTCTAAAAAAATAGGGCAATGGTCGGAAGTAGACACTTCTAAATTAGTCAACTTTGCCATTGGAAATAAGGAGATCTAATGGGTGGTCACAAGGGCTCTATCCAAACGAACTTCCACCCACCAAGCTTTTCCACGGCCACGCTCCCAAGTAAAAGGATAGCCAATAAGGTCCAAAACAAGGTCACATTCAAGAACAACTCTTTTGAAACCCTCTACCAATCTAGTGGGATAAGGACGACCACCCTTCTTATCGTCTTCGCTGTGAACATTATTAAAATCTTCTATCAAACACCACGGAAAGGCAGACTTTGAGGCAAGATGTTTGATAAGAGTCCAAGTATTCTCTCGCAAAGCCCTATTTGATTCCCCATAAATCCCAGTAAGACGCCACTCCTCCAAGCTGTCTATCTTTGTAACTAAGTCAATATGATTCTTAGAGTAGCTAAGTAAGTGGGCATCATCCTGATTACGCCAAAGCATGACCAATCCCCCGCTTCTCCCGCTAGGCTCAACCACAAAGGAACCCTCAAAACCAATCAAACGACGAACTCTATCAATGTACTTAATTAgtgcccaaaaatacacatttaattattttaatagtcaaaataaattaagttttaattaatattttcatggaattaatatgatttaatttataactgaaaatatttaattttaatttagtttgttttattttgtaggatttaattggtatttttggcacttggaaataaagacaaaaaaagaaagaagaaagaaacaaataaaattgaagaaacaaagaaaatgtggcatttttttaGCCAAAGGCCCAACTCGTGCTTCTTCCTTCTCCTTTCTCTTTTCCCAGCGTGCCACTTGGCGAGCCCTGTTGCGCCACCTGTCCGCACCATTCCATCCTCCAGCAAATATCAACCCGCGTGTGACCCAGAGACTTGCCTAGCGACCTGCTTCGTGACCCGACTCGAACCCGCAAGCCACCCAACTAGCTCCGGCCCAAACCACCTACAGCAGCCTAGCCCATGTTGACCTGGTCAAACAAGGCATTTCCACCATTTTTGAGGGTCCACGTGGTTTCTTCCTATTGGTTGTGGCTGGGTCAACACCACTAGCTGCCACCAGCCCATTTTGTGTGCTCTTTGTGCCTTGAACCTTCCATTTTGAActttaaagctcacattttgtggtgttttagaaaaagagaaaaatgatCATTCactaaaataactaggttaatattaataataagatttgatttttcaaaatcatattttattattaatattttagatttattttgtaaaccccatttgtaatttaatttctttttagtcattttcttcttctataaatagagactcttCTTTCACACTTGATATGTaattttagagtaaagaaactatagtaaaatttctactcactttcttctcatattttcctcttagaattttgtgagaatcatgagcataatggcctaatcttcttaggaaggttagggatgatttcatatgctagtgatgttattttgctgcTTTTATTTACTATTCGCTTAATATAATGCATTCgagttgtttatgttctttcatcctcatcttta
It encodes the following:
- the LOC133815592 gene encoding uncharacterized protein LOC133815592, whose amino-acid sequence is MCYQIILSSWASCDNSLLSAKIDRVSAILVSWRKEITWSFKARLRRCKATISRLKHIRDDSAITQYLAAQTEMCNILHQQEIFWHQRSKHLWLKDGDQNTKYFHAVASTQRLQNMIHRLQEIGGSWVYWINGLDSVIVNYFKQLFSSKGSQYAEILDSIPSVLTESHNNDLLHPVSDTEVKKAVFQMHPEKAPGPDVLTPTFY